The stretch of DNA ATTTTTTAAGAGCTCTTCTCCAAGAGATACGTTTCTCAAGTTGTTGAGCAATGCTCTCAGCGACGAGCTGAGCATCGAGGTCTGGCTTGCGCACTTCTTGGATGCTCAAGAAAACTTCGTTGGGTGTAAGTTTTTGAACTTCCGCTTTAAGCGAATCAATACCAGTACCTTTTTTACCAATAACAACACCTGGGCGAGCAGTCGAGATGATGATTTTAATCTTCTTCGCTGCACGTTCCATTTCAATTTTTGCGACACCCGCGTGCTTAAGTTTATCTTTTAGATATTTTCTTAAGCGGATGTCTTCGTGAAGGTTTTCAAAATATTGTTGACCCTTCGCGTACCAGCGAGAATCCCAAGTTCTGATAACACCAACGCGTAAACCAATTGGATTAACCTTTTGTCCCACGACTATTTCTCCTCAAGTACTACGTTGATGTGACTTGTCTTTTTACGTACACCGAAAGCACGGCCTTGAGCGCGTGGACGGAAACGTTTAAGAACCGGACCTTGATCAACCCAGATGGTTTTGACGTAAAGGTTATCTACGTCCATAACTTTTTTGTATTCAGCATTCGCAACCGCTGATTCGATTAATTTCTTAACCATTCCAGCCGTTTTCTTGTTCAAGAAAGTAAGAGTTTTTACTGCTTCGTTCACGTCTTTACCGCGAACAAGGTCAGCTACCAATCTTGCTTTCTGTGCGCCTACTCTTGCATATTTTAAGCTAGCTTTAACTTCCATTATCAACCTCTATTACTTCTTGGCTGCAGCAGGAGCAGCTGCTTTCTTCTCGGCGTGACCTTGGAAAGTTCTTGTTGGAGCAAACTCACCGAGTTTGTGACCAATCATATTCTCAGTGATGTACACTGGAACGAACTTTCTTCCGTTATGAACTGCGAATGTCAGTCCAATCACTTCTGGAAGAATTGTTGAGCGGCGAGACCAAGTTTTAATAACTTTCTTATCATTTTTTTCGATCGCTGTGTCGATTTTCTTTTGAAGATGTAAATCAACGAAAGGACCTTTTTTAATTGAACGTGCCACCGATGACTCCTACTTACGTCTCTTGATGATTGAAGAGTTGGTTCTCTTGTTATGTCTAGTTTTGTAACCCTTACACGGTTGACCCCAAGGAGTTACCGGGTGATGACCTTTACCAACACCCTCACCACCACCCAATGGATGGTCGACTGGATTCATATGCATACCGCGAACTGAAGGGCGGATACCTCTCCAGCGAGAACGACCTGCTTTACCAAGTTTGATGTTTTCGTTGTCAGTGTTACCAACTTGACCGATCGAAGCTTTGCAAACAGACAAGATCTGTTTCAATTCGCCTGATGGCATACGTACTTGGCAGTATTGATCACCTTTACCTGCAAGAGTTGCAGAGGCACCAGCACCACGGCATACTTGGCCGCCTTTACCTGGACGCATTTCGATGTTGTGGATCACAGTACCAACTGGGATCGCCGCCAAAGAAAGGCAGTTACCTGGCTTGATATCGGCTTTGTCAGAAGCAAGAACAGTATCACCTACGTTCAAACCTACTGGAGCGATGATGTAAGCTTTCGCTCCATCAATGTAAGAAATCAAAGCGATACGGCAAGTTCTGTTTGGATCGTACTCGATCGCAATAACTTTTGCTGAAACTTCAACTTTAGTACGTTTGAAATCAACCAAACGATACTTACGTTTATGTCCGCCACCTTGGTGACGAATAGTAATCTGTCCATGATTGTTACGAGCCGCTTGTTTTTTCAAAGGAGCCAATAAAGACTTCTCTGGAGTGGTTTTAGTGATTTCTTTGAAATCAAAACCAGTCATTCCGCGACGGCCGTGAGAGCGTGGGGCGAATGTTTTAATACCCATCTCTATACTCCCTCAAAAAGAGCGATCTTCTCACCTTCAACAAGCTTAACGTAAGCTTTTTTCCAGTAAGGGATCTTGGTTAATCCGAATTTAGTGTACTTCGAGTGGCCGCGGCAGATGCTTGTACGCACGCTGTCTACTTTTACTTTGAAGTTCTTTTCAACTGCAGCTCTAACTTCAGTTTTTGAAGCTTTCAAATCAACTTCGAAAACATAAACGCCTGCAGCGTTGTGATATGTGTTTTTCTCCGTAATGAGTGGAGTCTTAATTACTTGTTTCATTACGCGTTCTCCAATGAGCAACGATCAACGATTTTCGCTACAGAGTCTTTAGTGATGACTGCTGCATCGTATTTCAAAAGATCGAATACGTTCAAACCTTCAACTGGGAAGTATTTGAATGTAGGTAGGTTTTTAGTAGCGCGACCGAATTTTTCGTTAACAGCAGAGTCAACCAAGACAGCTTTCTTCAAGCCGAATGCTTTTAAGCGCTTGTTAAGCTCAGCTGTTTTGCCTTCAGAAGTCATGCTGTCCACGATGAACAACTTGCCTTCAGCTTGAAGGTGAGAAAGCGCCATGCTCAAACCTAAGCGACGGACTTTTTTAGGAAGTACGAACGCGTAGCTGCGAGGTTGTGGACCAAACATAGTACCACCGCCAGGCATTAAAGGTGAACGTGAAGAACCTTGACGAGCTCCACCAGTTCCTTTTTGTTTGAAAGGCTTTTTACCACCACCAGACACAAGACCTTTAGTTTTAGTCATGTGAGTACCTTGGCGACGAGCAGCCAATTGCCATTGAACTACTGTGTGAAGAACTTCCTTTTTAACAGGAGTTTCGAACACGTCAGAAGCCAACTCAACGGATCCAACTTTTTCTTTTTTCCAGTTTAATACGTTTACTGTAGCCATATTACTCTCTCACCAACTTAACCAAAGTGTTTCTAGCGCCAGGAACTGGGCCTTTCACCAAAACAACGTTTTCATCAGCAATAATTTGCACGATTTCAACGTTCTTAACTGTGACGTTTTCAGCTCCCAAATGACCTGGGAATTTTTTACCTGGCATTACGCGACCTGGCCATGTTCTGTTACCAGAAGAACCCGGACGACGGTGGAATTTAGAACCGTGGGATGCAGGACCGCCCGCAAAGCCCCAACGTTTTACTGAACCTGCAAAGCCTTTACCTTTAGACTTAGAAGTCATCTTAACGATGTCTCCTGCTGCTAAAGAATCGATAGACACTTGCGCGCCTACTTTAAGACCTTCTGGAGCTGCTTGACGAAGTTCTTTTACAAACTGAGCGCCATTTTCAAAGCCAGCATCTTTAAGATGACCTTGTTCAGCTTTGTTAGAATTTTTTGCTTTTTTAGGAGTGCAAGCTACTTGAATAGCTTCATAACCATCAACGTCATTAGTTTTGATTTGAGAAACAAACCAAGGCTCATAACGTAGAACTGTAACAGGAATAGCTTCACCTTGTTCATTATAAACAGTAGCCATACCTTCTTTGAATGCGAACAAGCCGTTCAATTTCAAGCTCGCTGTAGTGTTTTGTGTAGTTTCGCTCACGTGTTACTCCTAGATCGCCGACAGCTTGATTTCAACATCAACACCTGCAGAAAGATCCAACTTCATAAGTTGGTCTACTGTTTGTTGGGTTGGTTCTAAAATATCGAGCATGCGCTTGTGAGTTCTCACTTCGAATTGTTCACGAGATTTTTTATCTACGTGCGGAGAACGCAATACAGTGTAACGGTTGATGCGAGTAGGCAAGGGAATTGGACCCGCAATTTTAGCACCTGTACGGCGAGCAGTTTCAACGATTTCTTTCGTCGACTGATCAAGCAGCTTATGATCGAATGCCTTCAATCTGATTCTGATTTTTTGACTTTGCATATGGACACTCTTCTTCTTTTTAAAGTATCGTAATTACTAGCATTTTTCTTCAAACAACCCTATCCCATCGAAAACTTATCCCCGAAATAGCCCTTGCGGCTGATGTCGCTTCTACGCGGGGGGTTTTTTGTAAATTTGGTTGCTACGAGTGCGCGAGTATGCTGAGGAGGAAACTCTTTGTCAAAGGGAAATTATTATTTTTTTAAAATCTTTGGGGAACCCGCAAAGTGCGGTTTTTCCCAGTGAAAAAAGCACCCAGAGGGTCTTCAAAAAAGCTCCCCCGGAAACGCAAATATGCCCATAATTAGGGCATATTTATCGAAGGATCTTCGTATATATTTATAGTCAGGCTCGGAATCCCATCACAAAACGTCTTCTGGCCCGCTGAGTCGAACCTTAAACTCTAAAATCCAACGTTCAAGATCGGGCAGACGCTGATCAAACCCTTATTGTTAAAGTTGATCAGACCAATTTGAATACCATGTAGATTTTCCGCGATATTCACGACCCCCAGCTGAAGACCATAAACTTCCTTGGCTCTATTATAAAGACCTGCCTGCACCCCGAAGACATCCGTGAAAGGCGCATGATTCCCCGCCGCCAACTGAAGACCCACAATGTCAGAATCTGCCGACTGATAATTCATCAAGGCCACCTGCAAGCCGTAAGCGCTGACCTTATTTGTATTGATGTTGGCCACGCCCGCAAACTGAAGACCTAAAATGGTCGTCTGCCCACCCGTCTTATTAAAAAGGCCACTCACAGCCAGCCCCGTGAAGGTTTGATCGGTGATATTTCCCAATGCACCGACATCCAAACCATAAACATTGCGATGATGTCCATATAACAGACTTAAACGAAAACCCGTGATCGTGAAGTCATCTGAAGGAAACTGCACCGGGGGCACAATCCCTACAGCCAACGGCGTGATCGTGGTCGCAGCCATGACATGGTTAGAGAAAAAAACAGCGAATACGACAAAGATGATTTTTATGTGAGTCTTCATAGGAGTATTGTAGGAAGTTTTGACAGCAAATCAACACTTCGTACATTACAACAGCCAAACACGCTGGCATTCCGCCTTTTTTGTTAAAATATCAGCGAAAGAATGAGTTTTAATTCGTGGAATGATGATTGAGCCATACCACTGGTGGGATTTTCTGCCTCAGTTGCAAAATGCATTTCCTCCACATACCTTTCATCTGCCCCATGTCCATGGGACGGGCCCCACGGGCCTGTCACTCACTTCTCAAAGTGTAAGCAAAAACCTGACGTATTTACGTCAGCAGATTAATTCTTCCACGACACGGCCTCTTCATCAGAGGCTTATTTTAAAGCTTTGCGCTTCTTGCCGTAATCTTTAAAAATACCGAAGTCACCATGGCGTTCGCAGCAGAACGCCATGATATGTGAAGCTCCCAGCGTCCGAAATCCGGGAATGCCATCCTTTAAAAATGGACTGACCTACGCAGCCCCTCATCTAAACCATCAAAATCATTATATTTCGACTCCTCCAACATCTTGGCATTTTCGTTGCGATAAGAGGCATTTGAGACTTATGGAGGTCCCAGATGATTAAAAGCTACCTGATAATCGGAATTTTCTATCTAGCCTTTTCAACCCCAGCCTTCGCATGGGACATCGGCATTGCAAAAGGAGATGATCCCCAATTCGTTAAAGATATAGTAGAGGGAGCCAAGCATGGCGGAACTCAAATCGCTAATGGGGCTAAAAAAGCAGGTACAGAAATCAGCAACGGAGTTCGAGACGTATTTTCTGTCGTAGGCAATGCGACGGGAATCTCCGACGTAATCGATTCAAATATGGAAACAATTATTTCAGCCGGCCGAGCAAAAGCTTGTTTAGCTACTTTATGTTACAGCGAAATTTTGAGAAAAAAACAGCTCGAAGAAGCTGAGGAAAAAGCAAAAAAACAATACGAATTGGCATTCCAGGATTACGTTGAAAAATCTTCGCGAGCGGACCGTGAAATGAGAATTTCATCAGCAAAGAGGGCTTATGAACTCGCTAAAGCTTATTACAACCAACTGTATGAAAGATATCAAATTGTCTTAAGCCAACATAAGGCGCTGTTCTCCATTCAGCAAGCCATTTTCGCAGAGAATGAGTATCGAAAAAAACTCGAAGAAGCGGGTGTCCAGGGTAGACGACTAGAAAACCGAGAGATGATCCCTCCAACAAACGAGTTTGTCCAAAATCGATCGCAGAATTACACCACCGCCATGCAAAAACTCAATCAACAGATGGAAGTCATTTCGGCGCAGACAGGGCGTTCACGAGAGAAGTTGCTGGCTGAATTCGTACGGATATTAGACTTTCCGACAATGAAATCTATCATAAACGATACAAACTCAATCGGCGAGAACATGCTGAAGGAAAAAGCTGACCTAAAAATTCAGCTTCAAAAAGCACACAAAGAATTAAAAAAACAAGAAAATAATTATAACGTGGAGTTGGCATAATGAAATACTTTGCATTTATATTGCTAACTATGATGTCCCTTCATTCATTTGGAATGAATGACCTGGAACGAGGCGCCCTTTTTTATTCCAATCTGTATTCATATGGAACTTTCCTCCCAGACATGGAAAGCAGAATGACTCTGATCCGGCTTGAATATGAAAAAAAGAAGTCAGAGCTTAAGATGAGTTTTGAGGCCAATTTCAGAGCATCACAAATTGAACAAATCAGACATGCGATTACAATCAACAAAGAATACATCAGGTCCTTTGCCGCTGAGAAATCAATGGCTGAAGCAAAACTTAAATCTTTTTCCATCTTAGTTGGGTATGCCAAAAACCTCTTTAAGGGCTCAGTATCCCGCGAATTGATTTTGAACGAAATCGCAATATATGCTGAAGAAGACGAATCTTTCAAAAAAGATTGGAACCAAATTCTGATTGAATCAGGCGCCCTTGAGGTCGAAAGCTCTATCTCAGAGAAAAATGAATTAATATTCTCTACGGCACTTGAAATTCAGGCACAACTTGAAGTTTTGCAAAGCTCAATTCAGATTCAAATTGATGATCTAGAAGAAGAAAATCAGCAGCTTGATGAACAGCTTAGGACGATTCAATGAAGACATTCATCAAATTCGCGATATCGTTTTTAATCACCATCAACGCCGTTGCCACCCCCGACTCTTCGAGCGGATACATTCCAATTTTTATCGAAAGCGACGGGGATACAGAAATTAATTTTTTTGTGCCTGACAGAAACCCAGAATCATTAATCCCCGGAGAACTCTATTATTTCACGGA from Bdellovibrio bacteriovorus encodes:
- the rpsC gene encoding 30S ribosomal protein S3 translates to MGQKVNPIGLRVGVIRTWDSRWYAKGQQYFENLHEDIRLRKYLKDKLKHAGVAKIEMERAAKKIKIIISTARPGVVIGKKGTGIDSLKAEVQKLTPNEVFLSIQEVRKPDLDAQLVAESIAQQLEKRISWRRALKKSIAAAIKGGVRGIKIRVSGRLDGAEIARSEWYNEKSVPLHTLRADIDYGTAEALTAYGIIGLKVWIYKGDILSAREVEEAGRVKS
- the rplB gene encoding 50S ribosomal protein L2 — its product is MGIKTFAPRSHGRRGMTGFDFKEITKTTPEKSLLAPLKKQAARNNHGQITIRHQGGGHKRKYRLVDFKRTKVEVSAKVIAIEYDPNRTCRIALISYIDGAKAYIIAPVGLNVGDTVLASDKADIKPGNCLSLAAIPVGTVIHNIEMRPGKGGQVCRGAGASATLAGKGDQYCQVRMPSGELKQILSVCKASIGQVGNTDNENIKLGKAGRSRWRGIRPSVRGMHMNPVDHPLGGGEGVGKGHHPVTPWGQPCKGYKTRHNKRTNSSIIKRRK
- a CDS encoding LA_2272 family surface repeat-containing protein, with translation MKTHIKIIFVVFAVFFSNHVMAATTITPLAVGIVPPVQFPSDDFTITGFRLSLLYGHHRNVYGLDVGALGNITDQTFTGLAVSGLFNKTGGQTTILGLQFAGVANINTNKVSAYGLQVALMNYQSADSDIVGLQLAAGNHAPFTDVFGVQAGLYNRAKEVYGLQLGVVNIAENLHGIQIGLINFNNKGLISVCPILNVGF
- the rplW gene encoding 50S ribosomal protein L23 — translated: MKQVIKTPLITEKNTYHNAAGVYVFEVDLKASKTEVRAAVEKNFKVKVDSVRTSICRGHSKYTKFGLTKIPYWKKAYVKLVEGEKIALFEGV
- the rplC gene encoding 50S ribosomal protein L3 — its product is MSETTQNTTASLKLNGLFAFKEGMATVYNEQGEAIPVTVLRYEPWFVSQIKTNDVDGYEAIQVACTPKKAKNSNKAEQGHLKDAGFENGAQFVKELRQAAPEGLKVGAQVSIDSLAAGDIVKMTSKSKGKGFAGSVKRWGFAGGPASHGSKFHRRPGSSGNRTWPGRVMPGKKFPGHLGAENVTVKNVEIVQIIADENVVLVKGPVPGARNTLVKLVRE
- the rplV gene encoding 50S ribosomal protein L22 — protein: MEVKASLKYARVGAQKARLVADLVRGKDVNEAVKTLTFLNKKTAGMVKKLIESAVANAEYKKVMDVDNLYVKTIWVDQGPVLKRFRPRAQGRAFGVRKKTSHINVVLEEK
- the rpsS gene encoding 30S ribosomal protein S19, with amino-acid sequence MARSIKKGPFVDLHLQKKIDTAIEKNDKKVIKTWSRRSTILPEVIGLTFAVHNGRKFVPVYITENMIGHKLGEFAPTRTFQGHAEKKAAAPAAAKK
- the rplD gene encoding 50S ribosomal protein L4 produces the protein MATVNVLNWKKEKVGSVELASDVFETPVKKEVLHTVVQWQLAARRQGTHMTKTKGLVSGGGKKPFKQKGTGGARQGSSRSPLMPGGGTMFGPQPRSYAFVLPKKVRRLGLSMALSHLQAEGKLFIVDSMTSEGKTAELNKRLKAFGLKKAVLVDSAVNEKFGRATKNLPTFKYFPVEGLNVFDLLKYDAAVITKDSVAKIVDRCSLENA
- the rpsJ gene encoding 30S ribosomal protein S10 gives rise to the protein MQSQKIRIRLKAFDHKLLDQSTKEIVETARRTGAKIAGPIPLPTRINRYTVLRSPHVDKKSREQFEVRTHKRMLDILEPTQQTVDQLMKLDLSAGVDVEIKLSAI